A stretch of the Lolium perenne isolate Kyuss_39 chromosome 3, Kyuss_2.0, whole genome shotgun sequence genome encodes the following:
- the LOC127345837 gene encoding BTB/POZ and MATH domain-containing protein 1 → MSSFAGVSMLIGDEVHTTPAVDTCGDSGYHLLVVNDYSRTLREIPNGKVNSSGDFMVGGHKWCICYCPNGADPSCADFISLFFARCCDDDGIEEPVEAKVEFSFVDQVEHQKQMHIRASKSYSFSSKSPSWGFPRFVRRDILERSGNLKGDCFTIRCDIMVCKDLNTKYAGGTVSDIHQHFDYLLQNKVGTDVTFEVSGETFAAHRCVLAARSTVFMAQLFGPMSEGTTSSAIQIKDMRAKVFAALLRFIYTDSFPEIDKNNYLEGDKAEVVEQRQEEEVDYVMWVQDLFVAADRYDLQRLKLLCEELLSEHIGVSSVASTLALAEQHYCCGLKNACLKFIQVQSPMCVEKIMATDDWEHITMTYPSILNELISKLVSNQKDKKRNHERM, encoded by the coding sequence ATGTCATCATTCGCCGGTGTATCTATGCTCATCGGCGATGAGGTGCACACCACGCCGGCTGTCGACACCTGCGGGGACAGCGGGTACCACCTGCTTGTGGTAAATGACTACTCGCGCACCTTACGAGAGATACCCAATGGCAAGGTAAATAGCTCTGGGGATTTCATGGTAGGAGGCCATAAATGGTGCATCTGTTACTGCCCTAACGGTGCGGACCCCAGTTGTGCGGACttcatctctctcttttttgCCCGTTGCTGTGACGATGATGGCATTGAAGAGCCCGTGGAGGCCAAGGTCGAGTTTAGCTTCGTTGACCAGGTTGAGCATCAAAAGCAGATGCACATTCGTGCTAGTAAATCATACAGCTTCTCTAGCAAAAGTCCATCTTGGGGCTTCCCTCGATTTGTGAGAAGAGATATCCTTGAACGATCAGGTAATCTAAAGGGTGATTGTTTCACAATCCGGTGTGACATCATGGTTTGCAAGGATCTCAACACCAAGTATGCCGGTGGCACCGTGTCTGACATACATCAACATTTTGACTATCTCCTTCAAAATAAGGTGGGTACTGATGTGACATTTGAGGTCAGCGGCGAGACGTTCGCTGCACACCGGTGTGTGCTAGCAGCCCGATCTACGGTCTTCATGGCACAACTCTTTGGCCCCATGTCAGAGGGCACTACGTCTAGTGCCATACAGATCAAAGACATGCGAGCAAAAGTGTTTGCAGCTTTACTTCGGTTCATCTACACAGATTCATTCCCGGAGATTGACAAGAACAACTACCTGGAGGGAGACAAAGCAGAAGTTGTTGAACAAAGACAAGAGGAAGAAGTAGACTATGTAATGTGGGTGCAAGACTTGTTTGTAGCGGCAGACAGATATGATCTCCAACGGCTCAAGCTCTTATGTGAAGAGCTCTTGTCTGAGCATATAGGTGTGAGCTCTGTGGCATCCACTCTTGCTCTAGCTGAGCAACACTACTGCTGCGGATTGAAGAATGCATGCTTGAAGTTTATCCAAGTCCAGTCTCCCATGTGTGTAGAAAAAATAATGGCCACTGATGATTGGGAGCATATAACTATGACCTATCCCTCTATTTTGAACGAGCTCATTTCCAAGCTTGTATCAAATCAGAAGGACAAGAAGAGGAATCACGAGAGGATGTAA
- the LOC127345840 gene encoding G-type lectin S-receptor-like serine/threonine-protein kinase At2g19130, which yields MILLNRETLLNSGAGRASGAPMASERCVRHHHWSNRRRIVGRLAVLGSLPHALFVPPKFMPTDGGGAARPLKLNLDFSPPKSAALVFLFFVLLGVSAFLAASASTDTILAGESISGNQTLVSKSGAFELGFFSPGPGIHYYLGVRMRNMVENSPIFWLGDRVVVTDLLTASLEMFSGSLYIKQSGASLWWSPAGNRSSAAVAVLLDNGDLVVRDQGNSSLVLWQSFDYPGDALLPGARLGLDRDTGKNISLIFKDFSHNSSLSVDASRRNGFVLTTDGHDSRGTFPDWMVSSQDNGSSLLLNHPESPNRPEFLELRLGQVSLLRWSESDPAANNSTTAGWVPHWIFPSDCKSGGFFCGDFGACSSDGKCGCVDGFVPSYPIEWGLGYFVTGCSRSLPLSCESDGQTEHDDSFAPLDKLQGLPYNARDEVAGNDQECRAACRSKCYCVAYSYGHGCKLWYHNLYNLSSAARPPYTKIYLRLGSKLSKNKGLQTKGIVLLVTGSIAIPSLVVVLWLLWRFRRDSFAFRKFEAEGPLVVYSYPQIKKATRNFSDKIGEGGFGSVFRGTMPGSAVIAVKNLKVLGQAEKQFRAEVQTLGMIQHTNLVRLLGFCTQGTRRLLVYEYMPNGSLASHLFSKETSVLSWCTRRRIAIGVAKGLAYLHEECRDCIIHCDIKPENILLDAEFSPKIADFGMAKLLGHDIEAALTTFRGTIGYLAPEWVYGHAITHKADVYSFGVVLFELISGRRTTGNTRFGNHRYFPLYAAYKVNEGDVLCLLDDRLGGDGNIKELDATCRVACWCMQDDEVHRPSMGQVVRMMEGVVDIDLPPIPTSLQNIMGVDDSGIYSE from the coding sequence ATGATCTTGCTGAACCGTGAAACTTTGCTGAACTCGGGAGCAGGACGAGCCAGCGGCGCGCCAATGGCGTCTGAGAGGTGCGTTCGCCACCATCACTGGTCCAACAGGAGGAGGATTGTTGGAAGGTTAGCGGTGCTTGGATCTCTTCCACACGCACTGTTCGTTCCTCCGAAATTTATGCCCACCGATGGCGGAGGCGCAGCGCGTCCGCTGAAGCTCAACCTCGACTTCTCCCCGCCCAAATCGGCGGCgcttgtcttcctctttttcgTACTGCTCGGTGTGAGCGCCTTCttggccgcctccgcctccacggaCACCATCCTCGCCGGCGAGAGCATCTCCGGGAACCAGACCCTCGTCTCCAAGAGCGGCGCGTTCGAGCTGGGCTTCTTCTCCCCGGGCCCCGGCATCCACTACTACCTGGGCGTCCGAATGAGGAACATGGTAGAAAACAGCCCCATCTTCTGGCTCGGTGACAGGGTAGTCGTCACCGACCTGCTGACCGCGTCGCTGGAGATGTTCAGCGGCAGCCTGTACATCAAGCAGAGCGGTGCCAGCCTCTGGTGGTCACCGGCTGGCAATAGGTCTTCAGCCGCTGTCGcggtcctcctcgacaacggcgatCTGGTGGTCAGGGACCAGGGGAACTCCTCCCTGGTGCTGTGGCAGAGCTTCGACTACCCCGGCGACGCGCTGCTCCCCGGCGCGAGGCTCGGGCTAGACAGGGACACCGGAAAGAACATATCGCTGATATTCAAGGATTTCTCACACAACAGCAGCCTCAGCGTCGACGCGAGCAGGAGGAACGGGTTCGTGCTCACCACCGACGGGCACGACAGCCGTGGTACCTTCCCGGACTGGATGGTGTCCTCTCAGGACAATGGTAGCTCGCTGCTACTGAACCACCCGGAGAGCCCGAACCGCCCCGAGTTCTTGGAGCTCCGTCTTGGGCAAGTCAGCTTGCTGCGGTGGTCTGAATCGGACCCCGCCGCAAACAACAGCACTACCGCGGGTTGGGTCCCTCACTGGATCTTCCCCTCCGATTGTAAATCCGGCGGGTTCTTCTGCGGCGATTTCGGCGCCTGTTCCAGTGACGGGAAGTGTGGCTGCGTCGACGGATTCGTGCCGTCGTACCCGATCGAGTGGGGACTCGGGTACTTCGTCACCGGCTGCTCGAGGTCTCTGCCGCTGAGCTGCGAGTCCGACGGCCAGACGGAGCACGACGACTCCTTCGCCCCGCTGGACAAGCTGCAAGGGCTTCCTTACAACGCCCGCGACGAGGTGGCCGGGAACGACCAAGAATGCAGAGCGGCTTGCCGCAGCAAATGCTATTGCGTCGCCTACTCCTATGGCCATGGCTGCAAGCTCTGGTACCACAACCTGTATAATCTGAGCTCGGCTGCTAGGCCTCCGTACACCAAGATATACCTCCGTTTGGGCTCCAAACTCAGCAAGAATAAAGGCTTACAAACAAAAGGAATCGTGTTATTGGTCACTGGGTCCATAGCCATTCCTTCTTTGGTAGTGGTACTGTGGCTGCTATGGAGATTTAGGAGGGATTCGTTTGCCTTCAGGAAGTTTGAGGCAGAAGGCCCTCTTGTGGTCTACTCTTACCCACAGATCAAGAAAGCCACACGGAATTTCTCCGATAAAATCGGCGAGGGAGGATTCGGAAGTGTCTTCAGGGGAACAATGCCAGGATCAGCTGTCATCGCTGTGAAGAATCTCAAAGTCCTCGGGCAAGCAGAGAAGCAATTCCGAGCAGAAGTACAGACTCTTGGGATGATTCAACACACCAATCTTGTGCGCCTCTTAGGATTCTGCACCCAAGGGACCAGAAGGCTGCTGGTCTACGAGTATATGCCAAATGGTTCTTTGGCTTCTCATCTCTTTTCGAAAGAGACTAGTGTATTGAGTTGGTGTACTCGCCGTCGCATTGCCATTGGTGTCGCTAAAGGTTTGGCGTACCTCCACGAGGAATGCAGGGACTGCATCATACACTGCGACATCAAGCCCGAGAACATACTACTGGATGCTGAATTCTCCCCCAAAATTGCCGACTTTGGCATGGCGAAGCTTCTCGGGCATGACATCGAAGCGGCGCTGACCACTTTCCGTGGAACCATTGGCTACCTCGCACCGGAGTGGGTGTATGGTCATGCTATTACTCACAAGGCAGATGTCTACAGCTTTGGTGTTGTGCTCTTCGAATTGATCTCTGGGAGGAGGACTACTGGGAACACGAGATTTGGAAATCATCGGTACTTCCCCCTTTATGCTGCATATAAAGTGAATGAAGGAGATGTCTTGTGCTTGCTCGATGATCGGCTCGGAGGAGATGGCAATATAAAGGAGCTGGATGCTACATGTAGGGTTGCTTGCTGGTGCATGCAGGATGACGAGGTCCATAGGCCGTCAATGGGGCAAGTCGTTCGCATGATGGAAGGTGTTGTCGACATTGATTTGCCTCCGATTCCAACTTCACTTCAGAAtattatgggtgttgatgatagtGGCATATATTCTGAATAA
- the LOC127345841 gene encoding probable calcium-binding protein CML31, whose product MVASSELRTVFATMDADADGRISAAELQVCMRATLGENVTAEEAEALVASADADGDGMLCEAEFLKLALHCDAEDEDRTRGLREAFGMYEMEGEGCITPASLGRMLGRLGNERGIGECRAMICRFDLDGDGVLSFDEFKIMMSA is encoded by the coding sequence ATGGTTGCGTCGAGCGAGCTGAGGACGGTGTTCGCGACCATGGACGCGGACGCGGACGGCAGGATCTCGGCGGCGGAGCTGCAGGTGTGCATGAGGGCGACGCTGGGGGAGAAcgtgacggcggaggaggccgaggcgctgGTTGCCTCGGCGGACGCGGACGGCGACGGGATGCTGTGCGAGGCCGAGTTCCTTAAGCTGGCCCTGCACTGCGACGCCGAGGACGAGGACAGGACCAGGGGGCTGAGGGAGGCGTTCGGGATGTACGAGATGGAGGGTGAAGGGTGCATCACGCCGGCGAGCCTCGGGCGGATGCTCGGCAGGCTCGGGAACGAGCGAGGCATCGGCGAATGCCGCGCCATGATCTGCAGGTTTGATTTGGATGGGGATGGCGTGCTCAGCTTCGACGAGTTCAAGATCATGATGAGCGCCTGA